The genomic DNA catgcatttaactcattttattaaacaTAATATCATAGGTATTATTTCGAtagcttttattttttggtatttatcaagtataatatattaaaaaagaatgtgtgttaaaaataaattattagaaagtgtgttaatttcttttttaataaactacTCTACATTACAACTATATTTCATAAGTTATCATGACAAGTTTATAAAAACAAGTTGAAACCAACTTATAAATTtatcataaattgtttttatacgTTTTTCAAGGGGGTTTCTTCATAAGTTCCTGTCTCAAGTCAATCCAAATAggatatttgttatttgttgattTCGTCATTGTTTTAATTACATTGACATATGAATatttcaaagttgattttgGTGGGAATCAATGCTTCACAATCGGGGGAAGATTATTGGAAAACCATTTGGCCAAACACTCCTATGCCTAAGGCTCTCTCGGATTTGTTGCAGCCTGGTTAGTaaatgcttgttttttttttttttattactctcttcatcttaaaataagttttaaagttagggaaatgttaacaaaagTCTTTGGGACatttgttaagaagtttaaaaaggaaattttatCTTGGGTGAagtattcaacacattgaaagtttaaaaagttACTTTATCTACATAAAACTTGTAAATTACTTCTATATTTGaatccttaactagtgccccgagAGCATTGGTTAACAAGTCtcttaaaattattataatttcatATACAAATATCTATGTCTTTAAATATAAGACCatctaaaatttataaatatatttattacgcatttttcaaatatacttgttattaataatattagtatttccttaaaaaaaaaaaaatattagtatgtttagaaatatgaaaagtaacATTAGATTCATTTATATACATAAGTTAATTTAGTAGTAATAATCACACATTTTAGACAAATTTATTACTTTAACAATTCATGTTCTTCTAAAAGGGGGAAAGGTAGTGTATTTTTTAATAGGGTCATTCTAACGGATGCCCCCAAACAGTTATGAAGtaaaatatagtaatatttGCATTAAACGCTTAATATTTACTCTTTTGGCTTCCTTAATCAATGTCCGGGCCGCACCACTTAACATTAcctttttaaaattatcattGATCCTATAACTAATTTTTGAGAAGATAGATTGATTGATTTATAATGACAAAGATTCCTTCTCATAGATTTTGAACTTGCATATCCCATTGTAAGTTTTATGACTTATGaattagaaattattttttgtatttcctGGTGCAGAAAGCACGAGCAATCTACCCATCAGAGGTGAAGAAAATAAGCAATATTGGACCATCTTTTTTGAACATGACTTATATCCTGGAAATAAAATTAGTTTGGGCTTCAACAAGAGTAATGATAAGTCTCAACCATTAGGAGCAGTAAAATGggataaaaatgaaattcaaccTTTTGGAAGTCTCACATGGCTTAAAAAAACAAGTGAAGAAAGAAATCAACCTTTTGGAGTTGCCGCATGGTGGCTTCAAAAAACAAGTGAAGAAAGAAATCAACCTTTTGGATTCAGAGCTTGGAGGTGGAATGAAAAACCTAGCCAACCTTTTGAAGCTCACACATGGGGtggaaaagaaagacaaagttTTGACAACTATTGTATACGTCCATCTGCTATAGGGGAAGAGAAgtattgtgcattatcccttaaATCAATGATGAATTTTGCCATATCAAAGCTTGGAACTAATATTAAGGTGATTTCAAGTTCCTTTGCCCAAAACCAAGATCAATATAAGGTGGATGAAGTGAAGAAAATTGGAGACAAAGCAGTGATGTGTCATAGATTGAATTTCAAAGACATGGTATTTTATTGCCACCAAGTTAATGCAACAACAGTTTACATGGTGCTATTGGTGGCTTCTGATGGAACTAAAGCTAAGGCACTAACTATTTGTCACCATGATACAAGAGGAATGAATCCTGATGTTCTTTATGAACTTCTCAAAGTCAAGCCTGGAACCATCCCTATTTGCCATTTTGTTGGCAACAAGGCTATTGCTTGGGTGCCTGACTCGTCTTAAAGTTTGATATAGGGGGAAATATTTTGTGCAAATAACAAACCTTGTGTATAAAGTATAATCCATgtatttgaaataaatatagTTCTTAACTAATTAGAACTATTAGTTTGGCACACATTGGTGGCCTAAGTCCAATGTAATGTATGTTCGACTTGATAATGAACAAAAAAGTTTGTGTATTTGATGTAATATCTTCTTGTTATATATGGAGTTAATATCATGGAATCAACATAGGAAACTTTTATCCTTGTTAAGGTTGTACCTACAAATGGGGTGAGGACGAATTTTACCTTCTCCGTCCTCAGTCCTCATTTTCAAATACTTATCTGTTACCCTATCCATACTCAATGGGTATGAGAAATTGAATTCCATCCCCATCCCTGACGCGTATGGGTATCCCCAACACATTCTCATCCCTGCAATGGataaacttttttaataaaaaaatattttccttcCCAAAGCTcattgtaatgcattatccggCAAAGAGATGATGACGATAGATGGCTATGGTGATAGAGAAGAGAATGACTGAGCGCATTAGATGTggaaggagaagagagagaactgAGAGAAGTAAGTGTCGTTTGAAATACCGAGACACTTTGATTGTGTGAGTGAAATTATTTAGGGTTtaagtttctatttatataaaatggataataaattgattttttacaaTCGGGATGAGTTTGGGTATAAGTTCGAGGTGTGTACTTATATCCCGATTACCCATTCTGTAC from Medicago truncatula cultivar Jemalong A17 chromosome 8, MtrunA17r5.0-ANR, whole genome shotgun sequence includes the following:
- the LOC25502366 gene encoding unknown seed protein USP yields the protein MELTYLSVFAVFCLILVGINASQSGEDYWKTIWPNTPMPKALSDLLQPESTSNLPIRGEENKQYWTIFFEHDLYPGNKISLGFNKSNDKSQPLGAVKWDKNEIQPFGSLTWLKKTSEERNQPFGVAAWWLQKTSEERNQPFGFRAWRWNEKPSQPFEAHTWGGKERQSFDNYCIRPSAIGEEKYCALSLKSMMNFAISKLGTNIKVISSSFAQNQDQYKVDEVKKIGDKAVMCHRLNFKDMVFYCHQVNATTVYMVLLVASDGTKAKALTICHHDTRGMNPDVLYELLKVKPGTIPICHFVGNKAIAWVPDSS